A stretch of Arcobacter sp. F2176 DNA encodes these proteins:
- a CDS encoding phosphoglycerate kinase codes for MKLQELKNIDISGKKIFIRCDFNVPMDEDNNITDDRRIRSALNTIRYCIDHDCSVILASHFGRPKEPFDEKYSLKPIAKRLHTLLKQEIKMAKNIVQDDTLEIAKNLEVGDILLLENLRFHEGETKNDEEFAKKLASMADVYVNDAFGVSHRAHASVEGITKYFDMQHKAAGFLLAKEIKFFHHIVHNPKRPFVSIVGGSKVSGKLEALHNLVPKVDKILIGGGMAFTFLKALGLEVGKSLVEEHLIPEAIKIMDEAKALGVKLYLPVDVVAAEAFDAEAIAKLVTVQEIPKNWFGLDIGPATAQLFKLALNDANTILWNGPMGVYEMDKFAKGSTRVSHAVAQSFATTVVGGGDTADLVRITGDEDEMTFISTGGGASLELIEGKILPGVKALLLED; via the coding sequence ATGAAATTACAAGAGCTTAAGAATATTGACATATCTGGTAAAAAAATATTTATTAGATGTGATTTTAATGTTCCAATGGATGAAGATAATAATATAACTGATGATAGAAGAATAAGAAGTGCACTTAATACAATAAGATATTGTATTGATCATGATTGTTCAGTTATTTTAGCTTCTCATTTTGGAAGACCAAAAGAGCCTTTTGATGAAAAATATTCTTTAAAACCTATTGCAAAAAGATTACATACTCTTCTAAAACAAGAGATTAAAATGGCTAAAAATATTGTTCAAGATGATACTTTAGAGATTGCAAAAAACTTAGAAGTAGGTGATATTTTACTTTTAGAAAATCTTAGATTTCATGAAGGTGAAACTAAAAATGATGAAGAGTTTGCAAAAAAACTTGCATCAATGGCAGATGTTTATGTAAATGATGCTTTTGGTGTATCTCATAGAGCGCATGCTTCTGTTGAAGGTATTACAAAATATTTTGATATGCAACATAAAGCAGCTGGATTTTTACTTGCAAAAGAGATTAAATTTTTCCATCATATTGTGCATAATCCAAAAAGACCATTTGTATCAATTGTAGGTGGTTCAAAAGTTTCTGGAAAACTTGAGGCTTTACATAATCTTGTACCAAAAGTTGACAAAATACTTATTGGTGGTGGTATGGCTTTTACCTTTTTAAAAGCTTTAGGATTAGAAGTTGGAAAGTCTTTAGTAGAAGAGCATTTGATTCCTGAAGCAATTAAGATTATGGATGAAGCTAAAGCTCTTGGAGTAAAACTTTATTTGCCTGTTGATGTAGTTGCTGCTGAAGCTTTTGATGCAGAAGCAATTGCAAAACTTGTAACTGTTCAAGAGATACCAAAAAATTGGTTTGGATTGGATATTGGACCTGCAACGGCACAACTGTTTAAATTAGCATTAAATGATGCAAATACAATTCTTTGGAATGGACCAATGGGTGTTTATGAAATGGATAAATTTGCAAAAGGAAGTACAAGAGTTTCCCATGCAGTTGCTCAATCTTTTGCAACAACTGTTGTAGGTGGTGGAGATACTGCTGACTTGGTTAGAATAACTGGGGATGAAGATGAAATGACATTTATCTCAACTGGTGGTGGAGCTTCTCTAGAGTTAATCGAAGGTAAAATTCTTCCAGGTGTAAAAGCCTTACTTTTAGAGGATTAA
- the rsfS gene encoding ribosome silencing factor: protein MTREETIVKVLEDKKAVNVELINLKDKDYIVDFVVIATTLNAKHGFALLNYLKEELKPAGEEFLRVDDNDDWTVIDLGDAFIHLMTEKTREKYSLEEFLSELEITREG, encoded by the coding sequence TTGACTAGAGAAGAAACAATTGTAAAAGTCTTAGAAGATAAGAAAGCAGTAAATGTTGAACTTATCAATCTTAAAGACAAAGATTATATTGTAGATTTTGTTGTTATTGCAACAACATTAAATGCTAAGCATGGATTTGCTTTATTAAACTATTTAAAAGAAGAATTAAAACCAGCTGGTGAAGAATTTTTAAGAGTTGATGATAATGATGATTGGACTGTTATTGATTTAGGAGATGCTTTTATACACCTAATGACAGAAAAAACAAGAGAAAAATATTCATTAGAAGAGTTCTTAAGTGAACTAGAGATTACAAGAGAGGGTTAA
- a CDS encoding triose-phosphate isomerase, producing the protein MIIAANFKTNHTRASTKEYISFVNEYLNKEKEVEVIIFPTATSFDNYETSSNLTIGAQNAYSVNKGSFTGEIGTQQLDEFDIKTILIGHSERRHILGESQEEIAKKYSFYKELGYKIVYCIGEPLEVKEQGLEQTLEYIYDQFVGIDTNYENLILAYEPVWAIGTGVTATTEDIKSVHSVIKSKIDKPLLYGGSVKVENVAQICSLDGVDGALIGTASWVKEDFVQILENTKGL; encoded by the coding sequence ATGATTATTGCAGCAAACTTCAAAACAAACCATACAAGAGCTAGTACAAAAGAGTATATCTCTTTTGTAAATGAGTATTTGAATAAAGAAAAAGAAGTGGAAGTAATTATTTTCCCAACAGCTACATCTTTTGATAATTATGAAACAAGTTCTAATTTAACTATTGGGGCACAAAATGCCTATAGTGTAAATAAAGGTTCTTTTACAGGTGAAATAGGAACTCAACAACTTGATGAATTTGATATAAAAACTATATTAATAGGACATAGTGAAAGAAGACATATTTTAGGTGAATCTCAAGAAGAAATTGCTAAAAAATACTCTTTTTATAAAGAACTAGGATATAAAATAGTTTATTGTATTGGTGAACCTTTGGAAGTAAAAGAGCAAGGTCTAGAGCAAACTTTAGAATATATTTATGATCAGTTTGTTGGAATTGATACAAATTATGAAAATCTTATTTTAGCTTATGAACCAGTTTGGGCAATAGGAACTGGAGTTACTGCTACAACTGAAGATATAAAATCAGTTCATAGTGTAATAAAAAGCAAAATAGATAAACCACTTCTTTATGGTGGAAGTGTAAAAGTAGAAAATGTTGCACAAATTTGTTCACTTGATGGAGTTGATGGGGCATTAATAGGGACAGCTTCTTGGGTAAAAGAAGATTTTGTTCAAATTTTAGAAAACACAAAAGGACTATAA
- the gap gene encoding type I glyceraldehyde-3-phosphate dehydrogenase, with product MAIKVAINGFGRIGRCVARIIEQRDDVELVAINDTASVEMLEYITKYDTVHGTFNGDVKVVNGFLKMGKINAKLYSTRDAKELTFTKDCGADVVLECTGAYLTQESCQVHLDNGAKKVVMSAPAKDNTPTFVLGVNEKEYKGQLIVSNASCTTNCLGPIAKIIDDAYGIEKGLMTTIHSYTNDQNILDVKHNKDKRRARAGAQNMIPTTTGAAKAMKLIMPQLDGKLHGQSVRVPTPNVSMVDVNFVVRKDTTKEELNALFESKAKEFAGIVAVDNEMMVSSDLVGNTNSTIIASDLTQVIGGNMIKVMSWYDNEWGYSSRLIDMAVYVAKN from the coding sequence ATGGCTATAAAAGTTGCTATAAATGGTTTTGGAAGAATTGGTAGATGTGTTGCTAGAATTATTGAACAAAGAGATGACGTAGAATTAGTTGCGATTAATGATACAGCTTCTGTTGAGATGCTAGAGTATATCACGAAATATGATACTGTTCATGGAACTTTTAATGGAGATGTAAAAGTTGTAAATGGATTTTTAAAGATGGGAAAAATCAATGCAAAGCTTTATTCAACAAGAGATGCTAAAGAATTAACTTTTACAAAAGATTGTGGAGCAGATGTAGTTTTAGAATGTACTGGTGCATATTTAACACAAGAATCTTGTCAAGTACATCTTGATAATGGTGCAAAAAAAGTAGTTATGTCTGCACCTGCAAAAGATAATACTCCAACTTTTGTATTAGGTGTTAATGAAAAAGAGTATAAAGGGCAATTAATTGTTTCAAATGCTTCTTGTACAACAAACTGCTTAGGACCAATAGCTAAAATTATTGATGATGCTTATGGGATTGAAAAAGGTTTAATGACAACAATTCACTCATATACAAATGACCAAAATATCTTAGATGTAAAACATAATAAAGATAAAAGAAGAGCAAGAGCAGGGGCTCAAAATATGATACCAACTACAACAGGTGCAGCAAAAGCAATGAAATTAATTATGCCTCAACTTGATGGAAAATTACATGGTCAAAGTGTAAGAGTTCCAACACCAAATGTTTCTATGGTTGATGTAAACTTTGTAGTTAGAAAAGATACAACAAAAGAAGAGTTAAATGCTTTATTTGAATCAAAAGCAAAAGAGTTTGCTGGAATAGTAGCCGTTGACAATGAAATGATGGTATCAAGTGACTTAGTAGGAAATACAAACTCTACAATTATAGCTTCAGATTTAACACAAGTAATTGGTGGGAATATGATAAAAGTTATGAGTTGGTATGATAATGAGTGGGGATACTCTTCAAGATTAATAGATATGGCTGTTTACGTAGCTAAAAACTAA
- the nadD gene encoding nicotinate (nicotinamide) nucleotide adenylyltransferase yields MQIAIFGGSFDPVHIAHETIVIEALDKLDLDLIILVPTFLNPQKITSHLSPNERLYLLSKNFKDCEKVIVSDYEINKNRPVYSIETIQYLKEYYNPDKTYFIIGADNYEKLNTWYKVDKILNEVELVVVTRNGFCNDIYDNILTLEVDIDISSTELRNNLDLEFVPNKIKDDVKKFWH; encoded by the coding sequence GTGCAAATTGCAATTTTTGGTGGTAGCTTTGACCCGGTGCATATCGCCCATGAAACTATCGTAATAGAAGCTTTAGACAAACTTGACTTAGATCTAATTATTTTAGTTCCTACTTTTTTAAATCCTCAAAAGATAACTTCACATTTAAGCCCAAATGAAAGATTGTATTTATTGAGTAAAAATTTCAAAGATTGTGAAAAAGTTATAGTTAGTGATTATGAAATAAATAAAAACAGACCTGTATATTCTATAGAAACAATACAATATTTAAAAGAGTACTACAACCCTGATAAAACATATTTTATTATTGGTGCAGACAATTATGAAAAATTAAATACTTGGTATAAAGTTGATAAGATTTTAAATGAAGTAGAATTGGTTGTTGTTACAAGAAATGGATTTTGTAATGATATTTATGATAATATATTGACTTTAGAAGTAGATATTGATATAAGCTCTACTGAATTAAGAAATAATTTGGACTTAGAGTTTGTTCCAAATAAAATAAAAGATGATGTCAAAAAATTTTGGCACTAA